From the Plasmodium malariae genome assembly, chromosome: 2 genome, one window contains:
- the PmUG01_02015600 gene encoding conserved Plasmodium protein, unknown function has translation MMEVYIRESKKLTFKNNKGKKLLRYLDISLNNKSLHDSHIVELVKVLKKIIKIVYNNFYCLNIDLSENYITCVGLKTLLKYILNYNENIGVNILKLYKNNIKDDGVSLIKQLVYIQKIPMEELHLSHNYVQDNTCKELLLSFVQAKKDSNYVYPRYDKYQSSYKHTQIPVWIRLEYNCIQNPKEILKEVEEFAKKKRGYKSNLIICSALKSDKRCCPYKCLNATIRNTPIMHVYMFIHQKENLISTNGKITKDEKKEFSSSILDVEKTRECNIDDKNMDLDEPFSSLESKNNNISVVGSSLKVNLSTDDSSDVSNKAIGGKNVGAKNVGAKSVGVKSVGAKSVGGKSIGGKSNKKSNSNNNSGNNSSNNKKNSKNNNSKSKAVLGKRYGEKVEEQNEEEEEEKDNDNVKDMDEEEDEEDEEEDFDDDEDDDDDDFEDEEEDDEEEEEDDEEEEEEEEEEEEDDGESEQSESIEQSIDCNFKDRNAFKELRKNKKKGKEDSKRVSTKSFNSNKKMINSSNGVKNDEDEASNIDINKKKLKNKKKKKKKKKEKERESEIGSGRGHGRGGGRKDEKFNINNMKEGLSDDDDNEIHGARIGGNNINLDRSIDRSTDRSMSNLTNEMNNGENRTDGVDSVSNLPLYIILDCSAVLDMKELWKDKSFLPFSFPGLLYLYNNNLLRGIKDRRGKECKGRTRSRSGDRSGNWSGKSMNNNNMNNGLDNRKNISDSDYKNGNDSFICLMCSYVANELKLVCQKSEIIRQKMVNLKLNIWNKLSELGIMEFLSVPKDFKEKKKNFLNSSFLTDEQVKLANEYYDISYETLQMIQFSILWSTYIYKISNKEIIIENNKKKEINKADMKKNKKAIFTEVLYLTSSSNIYSFFEYLYEQDINIILPLCVTVNQINKYIQDKHTYIIDLLINAKPVNTSNGTNGKDLSFDLNKSFFKQFIREKYSKYVITGRRDIEEEVVDEAMDEAVDEAVDKAVDKAVDKAVDEREGYNGVPCGVQYIAQNKGRGKTIIPSDLKDKKKNENRYLSNGNIMNVVNNHSVNIEEDKKKRNTKNDNYQHQIMKKNTEGSKNIMSQALITNSNNMEDLDNKGEKKGLVVNNSIIGNSYVKRRQGQVGYGNIGIINNNNAYDIFDIKSVKSFSNENISKLCNMDNNNISQVSTSRNDMAEESKIAVAMDNNSSNSNSNNNTKIDGLNVMKNAYYTLDEYKNLNINIDGLNMDDVDSIGKRSELNNIMNDSKKGKMAGKNNIGLALNNNNFVSNSIKSNRENGMHPSNNAIGVNSTTSMSSNIHLDKEKSVSTPVSNGNNKVSIYNLLVDAFRGKKHPQKELENVGGNGVSGNDVSGNDVSGNGVGMEGQAGKNVKVEQDIVSTTSAGVRSQIIKVRNNSIELNTSIDSFYNISNNSNTGFPSFSGNTNVTSATAATASTTIGHLNEKHTHVNVRVSSKNDSFSADPNAPHFAYNNSLLDGTPSHNMNRANINLKAVKNDGGMISTKIKDEENSRNVDNISFNNNIHSNQNNGKGAKNTTPMKNNSGETIYMNSACNKNSMKILMEAKLNEDRMLSKSEIEFSNLIESIPKNLNDDLSLYLESRNRNSHNDSHNYNGRSINNNALLSDNNITLFNPNVLRKDLDKNNFNVSREEEYRQVNELKNTYDKYKVDILNTSLLLEELILNQHVCKYIPSDLYNKILKCYEKLDGMLTNLNRCKDDFNVGSVGGVGAIGNVSADNIKIDENCLYEDLRNYWDYAFSKNTPTFLFEAKDIIHGGSSNNNGNSGNNNSSNNNISSNDRSNNGNSNNISNNRSNSKMVLTPIEAHQDLLMTNHMSSSCIVNDSADRKNGNNNSNSNSNHNNSSNNNSSNSNSNSNSNSNSNNNNNNNNSNSNSNSNSNSNNNSNSNSNNNSNSNSNNNNNSNYYSSNSNGNNKNSSTVIQMNYNGVSVNKISSQQMNATNNLNGSMKTNVLSGNNNNNNSNTRSTSAMNQNTGRNSKKMNRKKGAGTVGGNGNANTNNNNNRNSNNGNSNNNIGGKNCNSRVMNSTNSGGSHLNNSLNGIFDVGYNNMKNSQAQTKYVPRNDSMNDDSLANHKLMINGGSSSNLQNLKNSNCTNNMNNKVSKEINSHAAVNIERSTNNNHGSKGYGSSIHRSNNNSSNNHSSNNNSSNNHSCNNHSSNNHSSNNHSSNNHSSNNHSSNNHSSNNHSSNNHSSNNNSRNIHNNMHGIESSELKSVNKLLMLNNDLSNLKITNSEANILEYDNSLVNQENFFKKMNMYHESNTNSGGNLDSSLLSRINISKSNKEGVDVSSNGQKVNSANGNVNIGANTNTTELNTQRNNNLKKLQNNENNMYNILGKSTLNDMHMNVKYVESLNNQFNFMPRENRKKESDNHQITMTNNMLNFQNDVEKKYKNNLVDLREKGNMKKL, from the coding sequence ATGATGGAGGTGTACATCCGGGAAAGCAAAAAGCTTACCTTTAAAAACAACAAGGGTAAGAAGTTATTACGGTACTTGGATATATCATTGAATAATAAGTCGTTACATGACAGTCATATAGTGGAGTTAgtaaaagtattaaaaaaaattataaaaattgtatataataatttttattgtcTAAATATTGATTTAagtgaaaattatattacatgTGTAGGGCTAAAAACTCTactgaaatatattttaaattataatgaaaacataggagtaaatatattaaaattatataaaaataatataaaagatgaTGGTGTAtcattaataaaacaattagtgtatatacaaaaaataccTATGGAAGAATTACATCTATCACATAATTATGTACAAGATAATACGtgtaaagaattattattaagttTTGTTCAAGCTAAAAAAGATAGTAATTATGTATATCCAAGATATGATAAATACCAAAGTTCTTACAAACATACACAAATACCTGTTTGGATTAGATTAGAATATAATTGTATTCAAAATCCAAAAGAAATTCTAAAAGAAGTAGAAgaatttgcaaaaaaaaaaagagggtataaaagtaatttaattatttgttcTGCTTTAAAAAGTGATAAAAGATGTTGTCcttataaatgtttaaatgCTACTATTCGGAATACACCAATTATGCACGTGTACATGTTTATTcatcaaaaagaaaatttaattagTACGAATGGTAAGATAACCaaggatgaaaaaaaagaattttcttCGTCCATACTGGATGTAGAAAAAACTCGTGAGTGTAATATTGATGACAAAAATATGGATCTTGATGAACCCTTCAGTTCTTTGGAAAGCAAGAATAACAATATTAGTGTCGTAGGTAGTAGTCTTAAAGTGAACCTGAGCACCGATGATAGCAGTGATGTTAGCAATAAAGCTATTGGCGGTAAGAATGTTGGGGCTAAGAATGTTGGGGCTAAGAGTGTTGGGGTTAAGAGTGTTGGGGCTAAGAGTGTTGGGGGTAAATCAATTGGCggaaaaagtaataaaaaaagtaatagcAATAACAACAGTGGAAACAatagcagtaataataaaaaaaatagtaaaaataataatagtaaaagcAAGGCGGTTCTCGGCAAGCGCTATGGGGAAAAGGTGGAGGAGCAGAACGAGGAGGAGGAGGAGGAGAAGGACAACGATAATGTGAAAGATATGGACGAAGAGGAGGACGAggaagatgaagaagaagacTTCGATGATGATGAAGATGACGATGACGACGATTTTGAGGATGAGGAGGAGGACGACGAAGAGGAGGAAGAAGATGATGAAGAGGAAGAGGAGGAGGAGGAAGAGGAGGAAGAAGATGATGGAGAAAGTGAACAGAGTGAATCGATCGAACAAAGTATTGATTGCAATTTCAAAGACAGGAATGCTTTTAAGGAgttgagaaaaaataaaaaaaaaggcaaggAAGACAGTAAGAGAGTATCTACAAAATCGTTCAactcaaataaaaaaatgataaattccTCCAACGGTGTGAAGAACGACGAGGATGAGGCCAgtaatatagatataaataaaaaaaaattaaaaaataaaaagaaaaaaaaaaagaaaaaaaaagaaaaagaaagagaaagtGAAATAGGAAGTGGAAGAGGGCATGGAAGAGGAGGTGGaagaaaagatgaaaaatttaatattaacaacATGAAGGAAGGACTTAGTGACGATGACGACAACGAAATTCATGGCGCAAGAATCGGTGGAAATAACATAAACTTGGATAGAAGTATTGATAGAAGCACAGATAGAAGTATGAGCAATTTGACGAACGAGATGAACAATGGTGAAAATAGAACAGATGGGGTAGACAGTGTAAGTAATTTGCCCTTGTACATAATCCTAGACTGTAGTGCTGTGTTAGATATGAAGGAATTGTGGAAAGATAAATCCTTTTTACCTTTTAGCTTCCCAGGGCTTCTCTActtatataacaataatctGTTGAGGGGTATCAAAGACAGAAGGGGAAAGGAATGTAAAGGAAGGACAAGAAGTAGAAGCGGAGATAGAAGTGGAAACTGGAGTGGTAAAAGCATGAATAATAACAACATGAATAATGGTTTGGATAATCGGAAGAATATAAGTGACAGTGATTACAAAAATGGGAATGATTCCTTCATATGTTTAATGTGTAGTTATGTAGCAAATGAGTTGAAGCTTGTTTGCCAGAAAAGTGAAATAATTCGACAAAAGATGGTAAATttaaagttaaatatatgGAATAAATTATCTGAGTTAGGTATTATGGAGTTTCTGAGTGTACCAAAggattttaaagaaaaaaaaaaaaattttttaaattcgtCATTTTTAACAGATGAACAAGTTAAACTAGCTAATgaatattatgatatatcGTATGAAACTCTACAGATGATacaattttcaattttatggtcaacatatatttataaaattagtaacaaagaaataataattgaaaataataaaaaaaaagaaataaataaagcagatatgaaaaaaaataaaaaagcaattTTTACCGAAGTGTTATATTTAACATCCtcttcaaatatatattctttttttgaatatttatatgaacaggacataaatattatacttcCCTTATGTGTAACTGTCAATCAGattaataagtatatacaaGACAAGCATACTTATATAATCGACTTGTTAATAAATGCCAAACCGGTCAATACTAGTAATGGTACAAACGGTAAGGACCTAAGTTTTGATTTAAATAAATCGTTCTTTAAACAATTCATCAGGGAAAAGTATTCTAAATATGTGATAACCGGGAGGAGGGACATCGAGGAGGAGGTGGTGGATGAAGCGATGGATGAAGCGGTGGATGAAGCGGTGGATAAAGCGGTGGATAAAGCGGTGGATAAAGCGGTGGATGAACGAGAAGGGTATAATGGAGTACCTTGCGGAGTGCAGTATATAGCACAAAACAAAGGGAGGGGGAAAACAATCATTCCAAGTGATTTGAaggataagaaaaaaaatgaaaatagatACTTATCAAATGGAAATATAATGAACGTAGTGAATAATCATAGTGTCAATATAGAGGAGgacaagaaaaaaaggaatacaaAGAATGATAACTATCAACATCAAATCATGAAGAAGAATACAGAAGGGtccaaaaatattatgtccCAAGCACTTATAACAAATAGCAACAATATGGAGGATTTGGACAACAAAGGGGAAAAGAAGGGTCTTGTTgttaataatagtattattGGTAATAGTTATGTGAAGAGGAGGCAGGGTCAAGTGGGGTATGGAAACATtggtattattaataataacaatgcatatgatatatttgatataaaaTCAGTGAAATCTTtttcaaatgaaaatattagcAAACTGTGTAATATGGACAACAATAATATTAGCCAAGTTTCAACTAGTCGAAATGATATGGCGGAGGAGAGCAAAATCGCAGTAGCGATggataataatagtagtaatagtaatagtaataataatacaaagaTCGATGGATTGAATGTAATGAAAAATGCGTATTACACTTTGGacgaatataaaaatttaaatattaacataGATGGATTAAATATGGACGACGTAGATTCGATTGGAAAAAGGTCTGAACTCAACAATATTATGAATGATTccaaaaagggaaaaatggcaggaaaaaacaatattgGCCTTGCCCTTAATAATAACAACTTCGTATCTAATAGTATTAAGTCTAATCGTGAAAATGGTATGCATCCATCTAATAATGCAATAGGAGTGAATAGTACTACTAGCATGAGCAGTAACATACATTTGGATAAGGAAAAAAGTGTTAGCACTCCAGTTTCAAATGGAAATAATAAGGTAAGCATATATAACCTTTTGGTTGATGCCTTTAGGGGAAAGAAGCACCCGCAGAAAGAGCTTGAAAATGTAGGTGGAAACGGTGTTAGTGGAAATGATGTTAGTGGAAATGATGTTAGTGGAAACGGTGTTGGAATGGAAGGTCAAGCGGGAAAGAATGTTAAAGTAGAGCAGGACATAGTTAGCACCACCTCTGCCGGTGTGAGATCCCAAATAATAAAGGTAAGGAACAACAGCATCGAGTTGAATACCAGCATTGATagcttttataatataagtaataacagtaatactGGTTTTCCAAGCTTTTCTGGGAATACGAACGTTACGAGTGCAACTGCAGCTACGGCCAGCACGACCATAGGGCACCTTAACGAGAAACATACTCACGTTAATGTGCGCGTTAGTAGCAAGAATGATAGTTTTAGCGCAGATCCTAATGCCCCCCATTTTGCCTATAACAACTCCCTGTTGGATGGTACACCTTCTCACAACATGAATAGAGCAAACATAAATTTGAAGGCAGTTAAGAACGATGGTGGAATGATATCTACGAAGATAAAAGATGAGGAGAACAGTAGAAATGTAGACAACATCagttttaataataacattcaTAGCAATCAGAACAACGGTAAGGGCGCGAAAAATACCACTCCGATGAAAAACAATAGTGGTGAAACAATTTACATGAACAGTGCATGTAACAAGAATtctatgaaaattttaatggaGGCGAAACTTAATGAGGATCGGATGCTAAGTAAAAGTGAAATAGAATTTAGTAATCTCATCGAATCAAtaccaaaaaatttaaacgaCGATTTGtctttatatttagaaaGCAGAAATAGAAACAGTCATAATGATAGTCATAATTATAATGGTAGGAGCATTAATAACAATGCTCTTCTAAGTGATAACAATATAACCCTCTTCAACCCGAATGTGTTGAGAAAAGActtagataaaaataattttaatgtaagTAGAGAGGAAGAATATAGACAagtaaatgaattaaaaaatacatatgacAAGTACAAAGTTGATATATTGAACACGTCGTTATTGCTAGAAGAGCTTATATTAAATCAGCACGTGTGTAAGTATATACCTTCGGACTtgtacaataaaattttaaaatgctATGAAAAGTTGGACGGCATGTTAACGAACTTGAATAGATGTAAGGATGACTTTAATGTTGGGTCGGTTGGAGGTGTGGGTGCTATAGGAAATGTGAGTGCtgataacataaaaattgatGAAAATTGTTTGTATGAAGATTTAAGAAATTACTGGGATTAcgctttttcaaaaaatactCCCACCTTTTTGTTCGAAGCTAAGGACATTATACATGGtggtagtagtaataacaatggAAATAGTGGAAACAACAATAGCAGCAATAATAACATAAGTAGTAATGATAGAAGCAACAATGGTAACAGCAACAACATCAGTAATAATCgtagtaatagtaaaatGGTGCTAACCCCAATAGAGGCTCATCAAGATTTGCTGATGACGAACCATATGAGCAGCAGCTGTATAGTAAACGACAGCGCTGATAGAAAGAacggtaataataatagtaatagtaatagtaatcataataatagtagtaataataatagtagtaatagtaatagtaatagtaatagtaatagtaatagtaataataataataataataataatagtaatagtaatagtaatagtaatagtaatagtaataataatagtaatagtaatagtaataataatagtaatagtaatagtaataataataataatagtaattattatagtagtaatagcaatggtaataacaaaaatagcTCAACGGTAATTCAAATGAACTATAACGGTGTAAGTgtgaataaaataagtagTCAGCAAATGAATGCAACAAACAATTTAAATGGTTCTATGAAGACAAATGTGTTAAgtggaaataataataataataatagtaataccAGGAGTACAAGTGCTATGAATCAGAATACTGGACGTAACtccaaaaaaatgaacaggAAAAAGGGGGCAGGTACCGTTGGAGGTAATGGGAATGCCAATACtaacaataacaacaacAGAAATAGTAACAATGGTAACAGCAATAATAACATTGGCGGAAAAAATTGTAACAGTCGTGTGATGAACTCAACTAATAGTGGTGGTAGTCATCTAAACAACTCATTGAATGGTATTTTTGATGTAGGTTATAATAACATGAAAAATAGCCAGGCACAAACGAAATATGTACCAAGAAATGACAGCATGAACGATGATTCTCTGGCGAACCATAAGTTGATGATAAATGGCGGCAGTAGTAGTAATCTgcaaaatttgaaaaacaGTAATTGCACAAATAACATGAATAATAAAGTTTCCAAAGAGATAAATAGTCATGCTGCTGTTAACATAGAAAGGAGCACCAACAACAATCATGGCAGTAAAGGTTATGGAAGTAGTATTCATCgtagtaacaataacagcAGTAACAATCATAGCAGTAACAATAACAGCAGTAACAATCATAGCTGTAACAATCATAGCAGTAACAATCATAGCAGTAACAATCATAGCAGTAACAATCATAGCAGTAACAATCATAGCAGTAACAATCATAGCAGTAACAATCATAGCAGTAACAATCATAGCAGTAACAATAACAGCAGAAACATTCATAACAACATGCATGGAATTGAATCGTCCGAGTTAAAAAGCGTAAATAAGCTACTCATGCTAAATAACGACTTGTC
- the PmUG01_02015700 gene encoding conserved Plasmodium protein, unknown function, with translation MYTVKCFSSINENAAFINNKDIERSDNNNNNNNNNNNNNNNNRSINSNSNNTNSSNSRDSVDYNSTQIIEKYQHLLKRKKIKGGKEDPKYGYKERDMCEEVGNEGTKIAPRKINDCEGGNKANVGSANKCVLLNEESDKSGSSIRSSSGSSELTSGKDEKYVILKKQITKEFIYEVFLPHVESQIIYHLKTYTPDQIVNIFHIYSYLYYYDKKKEMVDQLIEYLIYRLDCFSVENVLLVLEPLYILNKNRNMYIYRLIINYIEKIKEKLNIYNYIGISRVYTKVLIDLYLEEINRANFFLSDILQYLRQGKFRKSIPSNQRNISHKDFIIHFMIQVIEKVDEELHLLSAIELTDILSVISNYSFRNNYSKYDISLQVNNRKDVYSMHHTPSENYSNDCNSVEVLQVHDLSPTNAYLFKENIVSFIIIKEMVKKYEHLSTLHKIINFYNLSKLCIYDDEFIHLMEKDLNNYHYVNNIHHKYLALLIWCLHKYKILHKHIEKLKPIIIQNIFNFNAKGFSRLCHAIYYEKEILHKIAINLMNKIEKMNINEFLCYFYSVILLDLLPLSLSSRVPFRNGKEKCSHDYTPTLSEQQSELAKKKCSKRKQIGKKQSEMNQSEMNQSEMNQGEMNQSEMNQREMNQSEMNQSEMNQSKMNQSEMNQSEMNQREMDQSEMNQSEMNQSEMNQSEMNQSEMNQSEMNQSEIRQSEKIIPDHLVLLNKSRILQNCIKFINDNKKDISKEEMTKIVLLLKKKKHEKYLYVLGMLPEEWKTLIHLIN, from the coding sequence ATGTACACGGTTAAATGTTTTAGTAGCATAAACGAGAATGCAGCATTTATCAATAACAAGGACATCGAGCGgagtgataataataataataataataataataataataataataataataataatagaagtattaatagcaatagtaataacactAATAGCAGTAATAGCAGGGATAGTGTAGACTACAATAGTACGCAAATAATTGAAAAGTACCAACACCtgttaaaaaggaaaaaaatcaAGGGAGGAAAGGAGGACCCCAAGTATGGTTATAAGGAGAGGGATATGTGCGAAGAGGTAGGAAATGAAGGAACGAAAATAGCTCCAAGGAAGATAAATGATTGTGAAGGAGGAAATAAGGCTAACGTTGGAAGTGCAAATAAATGCGTTCTGTTGAACGAAGAGAGTGACAAGAGCGGAAGCAGCATAAGAAGCAGTTCTGGTAGTAGCGAGCTGACCAGCGGCAAGGATGAAAAGTACGTTATCTTGAAAAAGCAGATTACTAAggaatttatttatgaagTATTTTTACCCCATGTGGAAtctcaaataatatatcactTGAAAACGTATACACCGGATCaaatagtaaatatttttcatatttattcttatttgtattattatgataaaaagaaagagatGGTAGATCAACTTATAGAATACTTGATATATAGACTGGATTGTTTCAGTGTAGAAAATGTGTTGTTAGTTTTGGAgcctttatatatattgaacaaaaataggaatatgtatatatatagattaattataaattatatagaaaaaattaaagaaaaattaaatatatacaattatattgGTATATCAAGAGTATATACAAAAGTGTTAATCGATCTTTACCTTGAAGAGATTAACAgagcaaatttttttttatcagaTATACTACAATATTTAAGGCAAGGAAAATTTCGAAAAAGTATTCCCTCTAATCAGAGAAATATATCACATAAAGATTTTATTATCCATTTTATGATACAAGTAATTGAAAAGGTGGATGAagaattacatttattatcgGCCATTGAACTAACTGATATACTAAGTGTTATTTCGAATTATTcttttagaaataattattcCAAATATGATATATCTCTACAAGTAAACAATAGAAAGGATGTTTATTCAATGCATCATACACCTTCAGAAAACTATTCAAATGATTGCAACTCAGTTGAAGTATTACAAGTACATGACTTATCACCTACaaatgcatatttatttaaagaaaatattgtgtcctttataattataaaagaaatggtaaaaaaatatgaacactTAAGCActttacataaaattatcaaTTTTTACAACTTAtcaaaattatgtatatatgatgacgaatttattcatttaatgGAAAAGGATTTAAACAACTAtcattatgtaaataatatacatcaTAAGTATTTAGCCTTATTAATTTGGTGTTTgcacaaatataaaattttacataaacatattgAGAAATTAAAAcctattattattcaaaatatttttaattttaatgctAAAGGTTTTTCAAGATTATGTCATgctatatattatgaaaaagaaattttacataaaatagcTATCAATTTAATGaacaaaattgaaaaaatgaatattaatgaattctTATGTTACTTCTATTCAGTTATCCTGCTCGACTTATTACCCCTTTCACTTTCATCTCGTGTGCCTTTTCGAAATGGCAAGGAGAAATGCAGTCATGACTATACACCCACTCTGAGTGAACAACAAAGCGAGTTGGCGAAAAAAAAGTGCAGCAAAAGGAAGCAGATCGGAAAGAAGCAGAGTGAAATGAACCAGAGCGAAATGAACCAGAGCGAAATGAACCAGGGCGAAATGAACCAGAGCGAAATGAACCAGAGAGAAATGAACCAAAGCGAAATGAACCAAAGCGAAATGAACCAGAGCAAAATGAACCAGAGCGAAATGAACCAGAGCGAAATGAACCAGAGAGAAATGGACCAAAGCGAAATGAACCAGAGCGAAATGAACCAAAGCGAAATGAACCAGAGCGAAATGAACCAAAGCGAAATGAACCAAAGCGAAATGAACCAAAGCGAAATAAGGCAGAGTGAGAAAATCATCCCCGATCATTTAGTGCTACTTAATAAAAGTCGTATACTACAAAATTGCATAAAATTCATTAACGATAATAAAAAGGACATAAGTAAGGAAGAAATGACGAAAattgttttacttttaaagaaaaagaaacatgaaaaatatttatacgtgTTAGGCATGTTACCAGAGGAATGGAAAACGCTTATCCATTTGATAAATTAG
- the PmUG01_02015800 gene encoding proteasome subunit beta type-3, putative, with amino-acid sequence MGSIFNYNGGCVLGMSGSDCVAIACDMRLGSNNFTTVSTNFTKIFKMNDHVYVGLSGLATDIQTLYELLRYRVNIYQIRQETEMDVDCFANMLSSILYSNRFSPYFVNPIVVGFKINHTIDDDGNKSITYEPYLTAYDLIGAKCETKDFVVNGVTSEQLYGMCESLYIKDQDENGLFETISQCLLSALDRDCLSGWGAEVYVLTPDKIIKKKLKTRMD; translated from the exons atg gGTTCAATATTCAACTACAATGGGGGTTGCGTTTTAGGGATGAGTGGATCGGACTGCGTTGCCATTGCATGTGATATGAGACTTGgatcaaataattttacaactGTCAGTACAAATTTTacgaaaatttttaaaatgaatgatCATGTATATGTAGGATTAAGCGGACTAGCCACAGATATTCAAACACTTTATGAACTGTTAAGGTAccgtgtaaatatatatcagaTAAGACAAGAAACTGAAATGGATGTTGACTGCTTTGCAAATATGTTATCAAGCATACTATATTCAAATAGGTTCTCCCCATATTTTGTTAACCCAATAGTTGTTGGtttcaaaataaatcataCTATTGATGATGATGGAAACAAATCTATTACATATGAGCCTTACTTGACAGCCTATGATTTAATAGGTGCAAAATGTGAAACCAAAGATTTTGTTGTTAATGGAGTTACCAGTGAACAGCTCTACGGAATGTGCGAGTCGTTGTATATAAAGGATCAG GACGAGAACGGATTATTTGAAACCATTTCACAATGCTTGTTGAGTGCCTTGGACAGAGACTGTCTATCAGGATGGGGAGCTGAAGTTTACGTTTT aactcctgataaaattatcaaaaagAAACTGAAGACAAGAATGGACTGA
- the PmUG01_02015900 gene encoding conserved Plasmodium protein, unknown function, whose protein sequence is MRPIFFSFFVVVVNLAYSINIKVIKNPLFINTTYNDNITGWNNTKSKNEKKKKKKSLVRKSSTKQSNIIYKLVKEDKDPFKKYMIDDMYYGRILSINKKKIKLDILCDRKAYLNTSEYFSVQDFNKYIFTLLQVHNIIKVKIKRIEKIHQKITVCIKKYSYQQILSSFKNDHHLIKSKILDIRENYLLLYLAPKIHAKLMLHGKEDLSNYKIGNDISVKVDYFDGDNNELYVKIQ, encoded by the coding sequence atgcgtccaatttttttttctttttttgttgttgtaGTAAATTTAGCGTACtcaattaatattaaagtaataaaaaaccCCCTATTTATAAACACAACTtacaatgataatataaCAGGATGGAATAACAcgaaaagtaaaaatgaaaaaaaaaaaaaaaaaaaaagccttGTGAGAAAAAGCAGTACCAAGcaaagtaatataatatataagctagtaaaagaagataaggatccatttaaaaaatatatgattgaTGATATGTATTATGGGAGAATATTAagcattaataaaaaaaaaattaaacttgATATATTATGTGATAGGAAGgcatatttaaatacatCAGAATATTTTTCCGTGCAggattttaataaatatatatttactttattacaagtacataatattattaaagtaaaaataaagagaattgaaaaaatacatCAAAAAATTACAGTATGTATTAAGAAATATTCTTATCAGCAAATTCTTTCGTCCTTTAAAAATGATCatcatttaattaaatcaAAAATTTTGGATATCCGGGAAAATTATCTATTACTTTATTTAGCTCCAAAAATACATGCAAAATTGATGCTTCATGGAAAGGAAGATTTAAGTAATTACAAGATAGGTAACGATATTTCTGTTAAAGTTGATTACTTTGATGGGGACAACAACGAACTATATGTGAAGATCCAATAA